The DNA region TTAACGCTGGCTTAATGCTTAATTCTTTTTCCTTTCCACTTTCGGGATTTACTAAACAGTGCACTGGCTGCCCTTTAAAATAAGCTCCTACGCATCCTTGTAGACATCCAATACAGTGAATAATGTCTTCAAGTCTTCCTTCTTTTGCTTTGTTTGGCAGTTCCGGATCAGCAAGACCAGCTCTGCTCATAGCTACTAAATCAGCTTTTTCTGACAATAATACTGTTTCAGCAATAAGTGGAGTGTTAATTCTTCCTACTGCTATTACCGGGATAGATACAATCTTTTTAATTTCAGATGCTAAATCAACAAAGAATCCATGTGGAACTGCTGATGGTGGCGCCATATAATACATAGATTTGTATACTCCAAAGGCTACATTAAGAAGATCTATCCCTGCCTTTTCTAGTAGTCTGGCTATTACTTTTGAATCTTCTATAGTAAGTCCACCATCTACAAATTCATCAGCAGAAATTCTAACAGAGATTAAGTAGTCTTCTCCAACTTTTTCTCTAACACTTTCTATTATTTCTAATAGGAAACGGCATCTATTTAATATGGTCCCTCCATATTCATCAGTTCTTTTATTTGAAAAAGGTGATAAGAATTGATTTATTAAATATCCATATCCCCCTTTTAGTTCTACCCCATCATATCCTGCCTTTTTTACTCTTAATGCAGCATCACTGAAATTTTCTACAATTTCTTTTATTTCTTCAACGTTAAGTTCATGAGGCACATCTAAAGGATAGAAAGTATTTGGGTCCTTTATAGGTGATGGTGCAACAACTGCTTTAGGTAAAGATAAATAGTTTTTAACTTCTCTTCCAGGATGACCGATTTGAGCAACTATCCTTCCACCATAGTTATGAACTCTTTCTGTTAACTTAGAATGACTTTCAATTTGTTCATCATTCCATACACCTGGAACAAATGGTGAATCTTTACATAACTCATCAATACCATAGTTGTCTGTGATTATTAATCCCCATCCACCTTTAGCTCTCGCCTCATAATATTCAATAAGTCTATTAGTTGCTATCCCATCTGGATTGCAGTAACTTGTTGCCACCCCTGTATTAACTAATCTGTTTTTAATTTCTAAATTACCAATTTTAATTGGTTGAAAAATACTTCTAAACATTATATGTTATCCCCCTATTTAAGTTTTTACCCTCTAAATTCTATCAATTCTCCGTCGGGACCGACAAAGACTACTCTACGCCAACCCTCTTCCCTTGGTTCTCTTGCTTCAACAAGATGAGGTTCGGTATCCACAGGGATACCGGCATTTACCAGACGGGCATAGTCTTCGTCGAAGTTATCGCTTTCAAGACAGAAGTGAAATCCCTGATCTGCTGAACCTGAACCAGTCGTCAAGTGCATCATCTCTAAAACAGTATCCCCCAGCTTGAGATAAACTATTTTTTCTACTGCGGGAAAAGGTACATCGTGCTCAAAATATTTTTTAAAGCCAAAATATTCTTCATAAAAATGTATAGATTTGGCTCTATCCTTCACAGTAAATGCTATATGGTCAATTCGTTTAAACATAGGTTATTCCTCCTAATAAATTATTGTAACGCGATTAAATTTTTCAATATACTCTCTTGCGTTTTTATACAAGAGCATAGTTTTATTACTTTTTTGTGTCAATTATGTTTTGCAGCAGAGCTTTGCATTTTCCACATTCAGTACCTGCTCCCGTTGCTTCTCCAATTTTTTCAACTGTATCTGCACCATCTTTAACTGCATTAACTACAGTTTCCATAGAAACAGCTTTACATCCACATGCTACTGCTAATATTTTTTCTACCTTTTCAATGCATCCACCGCAGCCTGTGCCTGCTCCTGTGATTTCTTGTATCTCCTCTAGAGTACGAGCACCGCCAACCATTGCTCTCCTGATATCCCCAAAACTCACTTGTTTACAGTGACAAATAATTTTATCTACAGGGATAAGAACAGCTACCACATACAAAT from Psychrilyobacter piezotolerans includes:
- a CDS encoding NAD(P)/FAD-dependent oxidoreductase gives rise to the protein MFRSIFQPIKIGNLEIKNRLVNTGVATSYCNPDGIATNRLIEYYEARAKGGWGLIITDNYGIDELCKDSPFVPGVWNDEQIESHSKLTERVHNYGGRIVAQIGHPGREVKNYLSLPKAVVAPSPIKDPNTFYPLDVPHELNVEEIKEIVENFSDAALRVKKAGYDGVELKGGYGYLINQFLSPFSNKRTDEYGGTILNRCRFLLEIIESVREKVGEDYLISVRISADEFVDGGLTIEDSKVIARLLEKAGIDLLNVAFGVYKSMYYMAPPSAVPHGFFVDLASEIKKIVSIPVIAVGRINTPLIAETVLLSEKADLVAMSRAGLADPELPNKAKEGRLEDIIHCIGCLQGCVGAYFKGQPVHCLVNPESGKEKELSIKPALNKKKVFIVGGGIAGMEAAIVAAKRGHEVHLYEKEDKLGGQWLLAAVPPHKEELNTLTVWQKTQLGKLGVNIFLKTELTEEIVDKENPDAVIIATGANPIVPGIPGVDSGNVIIAQDILAGRKNTGNNVVVIGGGQVGAETAAHLANHGSRVTIVEMQDAIAKLGIPLVNHFLMKDLKENNVNIMLNTAVKEIFEDSVLVERNNEEIKLDNIDTVVMAIGSRSENKLADILKNKVKEVITIGDAVKVRDGINALEEGYKAGLQI
- a CDS encoding VOC family protein, which translates into the protein MFKRIDHIAFTVKDRAKSIHFYEEYFGFKKYFEHDVPFPAVEKIVYLKLGDTVLEMMHLTTGSGSADQGFHFCLESDNFDEDYARLVNAGIPVDTEPHLVEAREPREEGWRRVVFVGPDGELIEFRG
- a CDS encoding (2Fe-2S)-binding protein, yielding MNLNLIKESIEENVYHIHLDTEVPMHEHADCDEVFYCIKGSGFGVLEDGEVELNVGDTFVVPAGTMHSLRSDGDLYVVAVLIPVDKIICHCKQVSFGDIRRAMVGGARTLEEIQEITGAGTGCGGCIEKVEKILAVACGCKAVSMETVVNAVKDGADTVEKIGEATGAGTECGKCKALLQNIIDTKK